One region of Labrus mixtus chromosome 1, fLabMix1.1, whole genome shotgun sequence genomic DNA includes:
- the calca gene encoding calcitonin/calcitonin-related polypeptide, alpha isoform X3, with product MLKLWTLLLAYALMVCQMYVSQAAPSSKELVSDGVTLSDDDAQKLLRAMKEFMQITSDEQDQQAADGNSLDRPVSKRCTGLSTCVLGKLSQDIHKLQTYPRTDVGAGTPGKKRSLSELYEQLKQLNP from the exons ATGCTAAAACTCTGGACTCTCCTTCTCGCCTATGCACTGATGGTTTGTCAGATGTATGTCTCACAGGCAGCTCCCTCCAG TAAGGAGTTGGTATCAGATGGAGTCACACTATCCGACGATGATGCACAAAAGCTACTCAGAGCTATGAAGGAGTTCATGCAGATTACCTCAGATGAGCAAGACCAGCAAGCAGCTGATGGAAACAG CCTGGATAGACCCGTGTCTAAGCGCTGCACTGGCTTAAGCACATGTGTGCTGGGCAAACTCTCCCAGGATATTCACAAACTACAAACCTATCCCCGCACAGATGTGGGAGCAGGGACGCCTGGCAAGAAGCGAAGTTTATCCGAGCTATATGAGCAACTCAAACAACTGAATCCCTGA
- the calca gene encoding calcitonin/calcitonin-related polypeptide, alpha isoform X1 gives MLPLAVKESRKMLKLWTLLLAYALMVCQMYVSQAAPSSKELVSDGVTLSDDDAQKLLRAMKEFMQITSDEQDQQAADGNSLDRPVSKRCTGLSTCVLGKLSQDIHKLQTYPRTDVGAGTPGKKRSLSELYEQLKQLNP, from the exons GAGAGCAGGAAAATGCTAAAACTCTGGACTCTCCTTCTCGCCTATGCACTGATGGTTTGTCAGATGTATGTCTCACAGGCAGCTCCCTCCAG TAAGGAGTTGGTATCAGATGGAGTCACACTATCCGACGATGATGCACAAAAGCTACTCAGAGCTATGAAGGAGTTCATGCAGATTACCTCAGATGAGCAAGACCAGCAAGCAGCTGATGGAAACAG CCTGGATAGACCCGTGTCTAAGCGCTGCACTGGCTTAAGCACATGTGTGCTGGGCAAACTCTCCCAGGATATTCACAAACTACAAACCTATCCCCGCACAGATGTGGGAGCAGGGACGCCTGGCAAGAAGCGAAGTTTATCCGAGCTATATGAGCAACTCAAACAACTGAATCCCTGA
- the calca gene encoding calcitonin/calcitonin-related polypeptide, alpha isoform X2, translating to MLPLAVKESRKMLKLWTLLLAYALMVCQMYVSQAAPSSKELVSDGVTLSDDDAQKLLRAMKEFMQITSDEQDQQAADGNSNATVQKRACNTATCVTHRLADFLSRSGGLGHANFVPTNVGAQAFGRRKRRGPV from the exons GAGAGCAGGAAAATGCTAAAACTCTGGACTCTCCTTCTCGCCTATGCACTGATGGTTTGTCAGATGTATGTCTCACAGGCAGCTCCCTCCAG TAAGGAGTTGGTATCAGATGGAGTCACACTATCCGACGATGATGCACAAAAGCTACTCAGAGCTATGAAGGAGTTCATGCAGATTACCTCAGATGAGCAAGACCAGCAAGCAGCTGATGGAAACAG TAATGCAACAGTGCAGAAGCGGGCATGCAACACAGCCACCTGTGTAACCCACCGATTGGCTGACTTCCTTAGTCGGTCAGGAGGGCTTGGACACGCCAACTTCGTTCCCACCAACGTAGGAGCTCAGGCGTTTGGCAGAAGAAAGCGGCGTGGCCCTGTGTGA